From the genome of Vicia villosa cultivar HV-30 ecotype Madison, WI linkage group LG2, Vvil1.0, whole genome shotgun sequence, one region includes:
- the LOC131652632 gene encoding protein SOB FIVE-LIKE 5-like, with protein MDALGSECSSGCESGWTLYLDHTFHTSSQSHTPSLDQTKHKKVQYDEEEDSSMVSDASSGPPHHDYSPSKPAKLAKRSKKRQKVKENSIQQHLDDTASSPLFDHNNVVTMNNQLTTSTIESVLDYSQGFSATYFEERSSLQDHFGFLQSSLSQNEPHINKKWLEGKEMGMI; from the exons ATGGATGCATTGGGTTCAGAATGCAGTAGTGGTTGTGAGTCTGGTTGGACTCTATACCTTGACCACACTTTCCATACCTCCTCACAATCTCATACACCTTCTCTTGACCAAACTAAACACAAAAAAGTTCAATATGATGAAGAGGAAGACTCATCCATGGTTTCTGATGCTTCTTCTGGACCTCCACACCATGACTATTCTCCATCCAAGCCTGCAAAACTTGCCAAGAGAAGTAAAAAGAGACAGAAAGTTAAAGAAAACAGTATTCAGCAGCACCTTGATGATACTGCTAGCTCTCCTCTCTTTGACCATAACAATGTTGTTACTATGAATAACCAACTAACAACTTCAACTATAGAGAGTGTGCTAGATTATTCACAAGGTTTTTCTGCTACTTATTTTGAG GAGAGATCTTCATTGCAAGATCACTTTGGTTTCTTACAATCATCTCTATCACAAAATGAACCTCATATCAACAA AAAATGGTTAGAAGGGAAAGAGATGGGAATGATATAA
- the LOC131650415 gene encoding uncharacterized protein LOC131650415, giving the protein MRSMRLISDEAYLHMMKTSPRFWSKSHFKVTNKCDTLLNNMSEAFNSVILESRTKPLVTMLEEIRTYFMERWAKNRMRFENLPDDAVLPNIRKQVEKTSTYTNSWIVRMSDEHIFEVKHVQDPADMFTVNLKDHICSCRRWELSGLPCVHALSCMKSRNFRFEDFIPEYYRKSRYIAVYKPVIYPVNGSNLWARTQYPNVHPPKFRKMPGRPKKKRNLEQGELDGTDRKLRRT; this is encoded by the exons ATGAGGTCTATGAGACTTATTAGTGATGAGGCATATTTACATATGATGAAGACATCTCCAAGATTCTGGAGTAAATCACACTTTAAG GTAACTAACAAATGTGATACTCTACTCAATAACATGTCTGAGGCATTCAATAGTGTGATCCTTGAGTCAAGGACCAAGCCTTTAGTAACAATGCTGGAAGAGATCAGGACCTATTTTATGGAGAGATGGGCTAAGAATAGGATGCGGTTTGAGAATTTACCTGATGATGCAGTGCTGCCAAACATTAGAAAACAAGTGGAGAAAACAAGTACCTACACCAACTCATGGATTGTAAG GATGTCTGATGAACATATTTTTGAAGTTAAGCATGTGCAAGATCCAGCTGACATGTTCACTGTGAACTTGAAGGACCACATATGTTCATGTAGGAGGTGGGAGTTATCTGGTTTGCCATGTGTTCATGCATTGTCATGTATGAAGAGTAGGAACTTTAGATTTGAAGATTTCATTCCAGAGTACTATAGGAAGAGTAGGTACATTGCTGTCTACAAACCAGTTATATATCCTGTGAATGGTTCTAACCTATGGGCAAGGACACAATACCCAAATGTGCATCCTCCTAAGTTCAGAAAAATGCCTGGCAgaccaaagaagaagaggaatctTGAACAAGGAGAGCTTGATGGTACTGATAGAAAACTTAGGAGGACATGA